Genomic DNA from Mixophyes fleayi isolate aMixFle1 chromosome 7, aMixFle1.hap1, whole genome shotgun sequence:
CCAGGCATGTCAGTGAAGAGGAGAAGGACTCCATCCCCCTGTACAGTATTAGGGTTATTTTAGTTATTTCATTCACTAATTAGAGACATCCAGTAATTGACAATGTGACTGTATTGGTTTGCAGAGATTTGCAATGCTGATCAGCGTTTTTATACAGCGTTTTTTTCCAGGGGATTTTACTAGAAATGTCTCTGGTGCCTGTCGAGTTTTTTCCTTTAATAATAGCAAAAAAAACTCCTCTGGTGGGGAATGTGTGGCATTAATGTTGGCATACACGTTTCATGGTactgatatgttttttttctctctgccaGGCAGTGGGCAAATTCAGCTGTGGCAGTTTCTCCTGGAGCTGTTATCAGATCACTCCAATGCCAACTGCATCGCCTGGGAGGGCACCAACGGAGAATTCAAACTGACGGACCCCGACGAGGTGGCCAGGCGCTGGGGGGAGAGAAAAAGCAAGCCCAACATGAACTATGATAAGCTTAGCCGGGCCCTACGGTATTACTATGATAAAAACATCATGGCCAAGGTACATGGCAAGAGATACGCCTACAAGTTCGACTTCCACGGCTTGACCCAGGTGTGCCAGTCTGCACCCAGCACCGAACAGGCTCTGTACAAGTTCCAGAGTAATCTGCCACACTTACCCTTCTCTGGGCTGTCCAAGCTCAACCTCATGACCTCCGGGGTATCACCTGCCGGATTCTCATACTGGCCGGGTACCCCCCCAGCTCTGTACCCAGGTCACAGTCTGCAATCCCCACCAGGTGGATTCGGCTCGGTGCCCACCGCCCACCTCAGCTCCATGAACAGCGTAGGCAGCATGAGCGCCCATTATCATTAACTCAGATACCACTTAGGATGGGGCAGTTTTTCGGCATCGCTAAAGTCCACTGGGCACCAATGAGTTAACATTTTATGATTCACCTGTATGTCGATAACGACACAAACAgcaaattaatatttgtttcacatATAATGACTGGCCGTGGGATACAATGTTCCCTGACTGTCCTACATCAAAGCTGCATCCGATCTGCATCTATGTACATAACACGATGGAGACAGAATTAGCAAGCATTCTagtagtttaaaaagaaagatggtccTCTATCACTGTAGCTTTAGAAAGAAGAATTTAGAATAAATGctgatttattttcat
This window encodes:
- the FEV gene encoding protein FEV, producing the protein MAQGSGSQLLLNMYLTDPVSETFLKDKTQNWRPFSTGVQKGSGQIQLWQFLLELLSDHSNANCIAWEGTNGEFKLTDPDEVARRWGERKSKPNMNYDKLSRALRYYYDKNIMAKVHGKRYAYKFDFHGLTQVCQSAPSTEQALYKFQSNLPHLPFSGLSKLNLMTSGVSPAGFSYWPGTPPALYPGHSLQSPPGGFGSVPTAHLSSMNSVGSMSAHYH